The following nucleotide sequence is from Azoarcus sp. CIB.
CGCCGACGAGGCAAACCAGCCCTCGAACAGGTGCTCATCGTCGCAGCTGAGATTGAGAACGATCACGTGAACTTCCGGACTTGGGCAAACGCATGCCCGTTGGCGCGTGGTGCCGGGAACGGGACTCGAACCCGTACGCCCTAGGGCTGCAGATTTTAAGTCTGCTGTGTCTACCGATTTCACCATCCCGGCCCGCGAGGGCTGGGCATTCTACCGTGCGACGACGCCCCTGCCCAGCATCAACCGGGACGCCGCGACTTACTTCCTTCGTTGGCCAGATGGGGCATCGCGCGATGCAGGTAATAGCCCATCGACCACAAGGTCAGCGCCGCCGCGGCATAGATCAGGATCTCGCCGAACAGCCTGACGTTCAGATGCAACAAGGGTGCGTCATACAGCAGGAGAGGAATCGCGGTCATCTGCGCGGCGGTCTTCAGCTTGCCGACGAACGCAACCGCGACACCCGCGGACTCGCCGATGCGCGCCATCCATTCGCGCAGCGCGGAAATGGTGATCTCACGCCCGATGATGACCACGGCGATGATCGAATCGACGCGCGCAAGCTGCACGAGCAGGATCAGCGCGGCTGCAACCATCAGCTTGTCGGCAACGGGATCGAGGAAGGCGCCAAAGGCCGAGGTCTGGTTCAGCGCCCGCGCGAGGTAGCCGTCGAACCAGTCCGTCACCGCAGCGACGATGAAGATCAGGGTCGCGGCGAGATTCTTCTCCTGCGGATCAAGCCACTGTTCCGGAAGGTAAAAGACGCCGACGAAGAGCGGTATCAGCGCGATGCGCGCCCAGGTCAGCGAGTTCGGGATGTTGATCTGCATTGAGAAGATGACGGAAATGCGACAAATACATGGCTAGTGCAGCGCATTGTATATCGCTTCGGCGAGCTTTCGGCTCACGCCATCGACGCGACACAGGTCCTCGACCGTGGCCGCACGCACGCCGTCGAGCCCGCCGAAGGTCGCGAGCAGGTTGCGCCGCCGGGTCGCACCGACCCCGGGGATGTCCTCGAGGCGCGAGCCAATGCGCGCCTTCGCCCGGCGCGCGCGGTGGCCCGTGATCGCGAAGCGGTGCGCCTCGTCGCGGATTTCCTGAATCAGATGCAGCGCGGGATGATCCGACGCGAGATTCAGCGGAGCGCGCCCGTCCGGGAAGATCAGCGTCTCCAGGCCCGGCTTGCGCTCCTCGCCCTTGGCGACGCCAACCATCGCGATCGACTCGAGCCCGACCTCGGTCAACACTTCGAGTGCAGAACTCACCTGCCCCTTGCCGCCGTCGATCAGAATCAGGTCGGGGCACAGCCCCTCGCCCGCAGCGATCTTGCCGTAGCGGCGCTCCAGCACTTGACGCATCGCCGCGAAGTCGTCGCCGCCGGTGATGCCGGCGATGTTGTAGCGGCGATATTCGGAATTCTTCATCGCGCCATCGACGCACACGACGCAGGACGCGACCGTCGCCTCGCCCATCGTGTGGCTGATGTCGAAACACTCGACGCGGCGCGGCGCCTCCGGCAGGTCCAGCACCTCGCGCAGCGCCTCCAGACGTGCCTCGCTGCGCCCCGTGTCGCGCGCACGGGCGAGAATTGCGAGACGCGCATTATTCTCCGCCATTTCCATCCACGCCTTTTCGGCGGCGCTGCGCGGCATCACCAGGGCGCATGGTTTGTCGCTGATCTCCGCCATCAAGGCCTTGATCGGCTCCAGCGGCACGTCGAGCAACAGGCGCGCCGGCATGCCGTGATCACGGTAATGCTGCTCGACGAAGGCTAGCGCGCCGTCGAGCGCACCGCAGCCCGCCGCGGCGCTCGGGAACTGGGGACGGTCACCGAGGTGCCGGCCGCCCCGCACCATCGCGATATTCACGCAGGTCAGCCCACCCTCCTCGACCGCGGCGATGATGTCGACGTCCTCGTCCCTGCGGCTGTCGACATACTGCCGCTGCAGCACGGCCTGCAGCACGCGCACCTGGTCGCGGATCGCCGCCGCTTCCTCGAACGCTAGCCGCTCGGCGGCGGAGTGCATGCGTGCTGTCAGGTCGGCGATGACCTCGGACGCACGCCCGTCCAGAAAGCGCGCCGCAAGCTTCACGTCGGCCGCGTAGTCGTCACGGTCGATCAGGCCGACACAGGGGGCCGTGCAGCGCTTGATCTGATGCAGCAGGCACGGGCGCGAACGGTTCAGGAACACCGAGTTCTCGCAGGTGCGCAGCTGGAAGGTCTTCTGCAACAGATGGATGCTCTCGCGCACGGCGTAAGCGTTCGGAAAGGGCCCGAAGTAGCGCGCACCCTTCGCGAAGGCTCCCCGATGGTAGGCCAGACGCGGAAACCCGTCGCCCGAGAGTTCGATGTAGGGATACGACTTGTCGTCGCGAAACAGGATGTTGTAGCGCGGAGCGAGGCTCTTGATGAGGTTGTTCTCGAGGATCAGCGCCTCGGCCTCCGAACGCGTCGCCGTCACGTCGAC
It contains:
- the pgsA gene encoding CDP-diacylglycerol--glycerol-3-phosphate 3-phosphatidyltransferase, with translation MQINIPNSLTWARIALIPLFVGVFYLPEQWLDPQEKNLAATLIFIVAAVTDWFDGYLARALNQTSAFGAFLDPVADKLMVAAALILLVQLARVDSIIAVVIIGREITISALREWMARIGESAGVAVAFVGKLKTAAQMTAIPLLLYDAPLLHLNVRLFGEILIYAAAALTLWSMGYYLHRAMPHLANEGSKSRRPG
- the uvrC gene encoding excinuclease ABC subunit UvrC gives rise to the protein MTDPAAPFDAKAFLKTVPEEPGVYRMIGAEERVLYVGKAKNLKRRVSSYFLRTQPSPRIALMVAQIRRVDVTATRSEAEALILENNLIKSLAPRYNILFRDDKSYPYIELSGDGFPRLAYHRGAFAKGARYFGPFPNAYAVRESIHLLQKTFQLRTCENSVFLNRSRPCLLHQIKRCTAPCVGLIDRDDYAADVKLAARFLDGRASEVIADLTARMHSAAERLAFEEAAAIRDQVRVLQAVLQRQYVDSRRDEDVDIIAAVEEGGLTCVNIAMVRGGRHLGDRPQFPSAAAGCGALDGALAFVEQHYRDHGMPARLLLDVPLEPIKALMAEISDKPCALVMPRSAAEKAWMEMAENNARLAILARARDTGRSEARLEALREVLDLPEAPRRVECFDISHTMGEATVASCVVCVDGAMKNSEYRRYNIAGITGGDDFAAMRQVLERRYGKIAAGEGLCPDLILIDGGKGQVSSALEVLTEVGLESIAMVGVAKGEERKPGLETLIFPDGRAPLNLASDHPALHLIQEIRDEAHRFAITGHRARRAKARIGSRLEDIPGVGATRRRNLLATFGGLDGVRAATVEDLCRVDGVSRKLAEAIYNALH